AGAGTAACAGAATCAAGTtcagttttacattaaaatatgattACTTCACAGACACTAGCCTTAGGTGCACTCTTTTTCATCAGAAACTAGTCATTGTTGGCATACCAGTTGGTTTGCATTTTCTAAGGTAGTTTTATCTTCAAGAAAACTCCCCATCCTTGAAGGTTTCTGACACTtgtgtcattttgaaataaacaaCCTCCCTCCAGCTACTACCTGTAACCTGGTCTTTTGCATACACACGAGAACACGTTAGTATTTTCACTTCCTTCACATCGTTTAGATATTATTTTCAGAGTAACAAAAGTGACAGTTTATGAAATAGAGATATTAATTATAATCAGTCCTAGTGTTCAATGTAGAgtaatgtacagtaggtattttgACTTCCAACAGTGCCAAACTgaattgcaattaattaaaacaagaatCTTACATCATACACAACATCTCTGAGATTCTTAGGTTAGGCATTTGTAAAAGGGTATATAGATTTGTGCTCCAGAATGACAAATTGTTAACCTAACTCAATCTCAAGAGAAAGTGTCATGGATAGCTtcgtggtgatgtcagacccggaagagaaTGGACACGACAGTCAGTACTGTAGGGTATGAAAGCACTGCtgtgcatttaataataataaataaataaatttataaataaataaaaagtttgaacaaaacacaaaacactggtaCAACacaaatggcacagtggccaaaacaaacagacaaacagacacagagcCAAACAAGTATCGAGTAAAAATcttttttgtttcactttgattTCTCTGTCGTTCCGTCTCTGAACACACTGACCCAAGTTCAGCCaaaactgcaggtttttatattatggccgagggattaactagctatcagtTACttagtttatccctcgaccacattcggCACGGGTTTTAtcatatgcgtggtcaacagccagtttgtcaattaGCACTCGCTCTTGACCAAACATTCTCACGAGtgtatctggatggggcattttaaccctaTCCAGGatgtcaaaaacaataataataaaacattgtgtttttatacacTAAACcatacattgtgtttttaataataataataataataataataataataataataataataataataataatacaaaatacactcCAGAGCAGAGTGTACCCTGTCACAGAAGGTCACTGGTTTTCTTAGGCATTTATCATACATTTTTGCCAAACAGTTATTCACAAGTGATCCCTTAACAAGCCAACTGGAGAAAAGTCTGATATGTGAAACAATGTTAAAACACAACTCCCCCAAGTGCCATTGCTAtggttaaaaaaacataatagttAGTTTACATGACTGAAGTTTGAGCTGTCAATAGTACACAGTACTGTGAGTCTTTCAAGGCTTTCCATACTGCCAACTGCTAATCTCACAGGGCCCTTCTATGCTTAAATTGCACAAATCAGACCATTTTATACAAATGGATAAATCCCTAAATTCCGTACCAGACAATCCCAAGATTTGTGTGGTGATGCATATCCCAGTGAGGGTTGACCATTAAAAAGTCTTGTGCTTGCCAGCAGTCTGATATTGATGACTTCTTCTATGCAACATGGAATGGCTCCACAGCTTCGGATTGATGGGCGCTATTTTTGGAAAGGagtgtttttaatttactttttatgaCAGGAAACATATGGTACTTCCCCTATAAACATTTATCGAGTTTTTGCCTATGGCACCCCTAACCTGGTATTCATTGTGGTCTTCTCTCACCAGAACATTCATTAAAAGTAATTGCTTGCACAAAGAACAACCCTTCGGTACACTCTTTGTACTATGTAAGGATTTTAGAGCACTGTGGAATATAAAATGTCATCTGTGTGTTGATTTCTCAGGTGGATGTTCCAGCAGCATCCAATGGAAAGAAAGCCAGTCCTTCCCCTGCCTCCATCAGGTAGGTTTTTCATTTGATGCTTTCCGATTTCCCACTGACCTTGCTGTACTGACCACTATAATGCATTGAGCACGCTGATTTGTATTATTCCCCTTACACACACATAGacaaacacactctcacactcacattTATAGCTATCAAATCTCAGCCCGTTCTGCTTTTCCACAGAGTTGACATAGAATAGCTTACATGCAGCATTGAGGGCACAAAAGTCTCTGTCCACAGTGACATAGCTTCAGGAAGATGTCTGCTTGTGACTGTGTGATAGGCTCACACTATCATTGATGGTCGCTTAGCAACTGACTCAAGGTTCAACCATTAAGCGAAAATTGTGTTCTTTCTTTATAGCTACAcctttatatctatatctacaaACATTACAATCCTTATCCCCATCTCTCTCCTTGTTAGTGGTTTGCCTCACTCTGTGTTAGTATTCATGTACTGTAGCAAGGGCCATCCCATGATTGAACTGGGTTGTTCAGTGACATTGGAAACAAAAtagctacagtatatttattcACCAGTAGATAGCATGTAGACAGTACAGCAGAATGTATGACCACTGGGATGGTATAATCaatgttaatgtacattacaCGTTATACCTTTAGTTGCTGAATGTGCATAGTAATTCGTTAAAATAATTGTTACGTTTTAAGCTTAAAGTCACAAAAGTCTGGAAATACCACACCATCCATAACTCAGCTGCATCCAGGTTAGGCATTTAGCATAGATACTgagatgtgatgggcagggtagAATTCAGTGATAATGGGAGCAGTGGAAATggcagaggtaaaaaaaaaaaaaatattggttttgttttttaagtggtCCAAGATGTGTAGCCCGGTTTGATTTCGAAGGGGAGCATGCAGACGAGCTGACCTTCTTCGAAGGTGATGTGATTAAACTGAAGGAGTTAGTGGGCGAGGAGTGGGCCCGGGGAGAAGTGAACGGTCAGACTGGAATTTTCCCCCTGAACTTTGTTGAAATTATGGAGGCcctaccccctcccccctctcaaCAACATCTGGGCCAGAATAGACTCCCTATTTCAGGTAAGGAATTGCATTATTTACACATATATGCCAGTTGGTTCATCTGCTGTTTACAAACATTGTTCTCAGTCACTGGCATTATACTTAAAGAATGTGgcctttttttgtattgtattgtttaaggGTTTGCTAAAATTAGTGGAAAGGagataaaaaaaattctgatttCCAGGTGAAAAGCAGTGTAAACCAATACAGGGTGCGTTTTGTTCTGGGTTATTGCTGTACCCTGTAGTGATTTTAATATGATTATAAAATGTCCCAATAGTGTTGTCAAGGgtaatttaaattgtatataatgttataaactttgctttttttctcctaataaatattttacagaaataaatcaaaccaGTTTTGGAGAAATAAAACGAACACCACACTTTGGCATATCATTCAAGGCCAAATCAGAAATTGCTAGATCCGGCCAGGTAGGTTTGAAATGTCTTTCTTGCATTACAGCACAATAGAGACATCTAGCTGTTTTCTTTCTGGTACTGACATGTGCAATTGTGTTAAATATATCAGACTTTTTGTTTCCTGGTATGatggcaatgtatttatttataatggtcAGTTGCCAAAAATAGAAAACTCAAATGCATTTCCTGTTTGCTCCAAGCAAgcaatgtgaaaacaaaaatgtagtttATCTTTGGGAACCCTATGGAATGCAAAACAGTGTCATCCTGTGCCAGAGTATTTATATTCCTCCATTTACTGGTTGATAAGCTTTCCCACATCTGGAGCCTCTAACTGTCAAATTAATTTCAATGCACACAattaataaccattaaaaaaaaaaaaaaataaatatatatatatatatatatatatatatatatatatatatatatatatatatacacacacacacacacacacacacacacacacacacacacacacacatacacagtgctccctcgctataaggctcttggttataacGCGCCTCAGATATAATGCACCTACAGGATGTCCTTCAGATGCTTCTGCTTCActtcagccccgctccagcagccgaacctggggcgagcctaTTCCCTCTACCCCTCTCAAAACCCGCTCTCCTTTTCACACTTGATTTCCTTGTCTGTAGCTTCAAACTGAACTGCCAACTGCTGTTTAGCCagactatttatagtttaaaaactgctcattCAAATGATCCattttaatttccctttttttatttttatatgttccttaattgtaaacaatatattgaaataaaatgaagtcGGTAGCTATCCACTTTGCAACATCATTGTTATACAAGGTGTTTCACTGAGAGTAGCCCCCGTAAGTAGTACAAGTATTACACcgcacaaataaataataaacatatagAATATAACATATATAAGTGTATTATATATTCCTCTAGTGGAATTATCATTTTTTGAcctcactactgtggtattacgcctttttttttttagagtggctcaggatgcaaatatagccttcagtGGTGTGAAGCGCTGTACGACTTTGCAGGCCAGACAAATGAAGACCTGTCTTTCCTCAAGGGGGATCGGATACTGATCACTGAGAAAGTCGACTCAGAGTGGTACAGAGGGAGGCTAAACGGCAAAGAGGGGATCTTCCCAGCTGTCTTTGTCGAAGGGCCTGTAGGTGAGAAACTGAAGAAGTACTTTTGTAGGAGACAGATGTATCTTCAGAATGTAATCAATTAATAAGATTTTACATTAACATAAACTCTATTGTGTTTATTGGTTGATCGATTTATATATACGCACTGTGTTGTTTCTGACACCTTTGTCCAGTGACTTACTGATTCTGTATTCATTGTTCAGGCTGTCGGGTTAAGAGGCGATGCTATGGCACTACATATGGATAGCAGAGTTATCCCAGTCCATTCTTTCTCAATTACTGATTGCTGTTTTTCAGTTAATGTCCGGAAGGAGTCATTGCTAAGGATGTACAAAGACAGCCTTTATAGGAAACCACTCAtccagaagcttttttttttaatacccttgCATCATTAAACTGAATttatcaaatgtattatttttttttttgtttgtcatcaGAGAGAGCCGTCGGAGTGAATCCTCAGCTTGGCAGAAGTAAAATGGGAAAGGCTAAAGCATTGTTTGACTTTGTTTCGGAGAGTGAAGAGGAGCTGTCTTTCAGGGTATCGATATCCTAGAGATACTACTCTGCTGATCTTAAGAATCTATTTACAGAGGGAGCTCACTGTATTTAGCACACCCTTGTGGTCATCTTCGGTATTAAGATAATGCAGCTATTACAATGATGGGACTAGGGAGTCGGAATTTAGATACAAATACATGTCTCCCAAAATCcatattatgcttttttattattatgttgtatGTTAGTAGTTTTACATAACAATACATTTGGCTTGCTAATGAGGATATTTATAAACAAGTTTGTACAATTGCACTGCCCACCATATCTCAGCTTGGCAGAGGATACATCACTTTACCCATTCCTGCTCCTTCAGTTACACTTTGTCTGCATTTCTCTTACAttaacacagtacaaaaagcttttttttgcaGATCCCCACTTTTCTTATCACATGAATCTGCATCTGTCAATTTAAACCTGTTCCTCCTGAATGGGATGCTTCTATGAAATGACATAATGTACATGACAATCTTGTATTTCGAAGCCTTTTAATTTTGTAGCACATTGCAACTGCTGTGGACAGGATGAGATTTGGCAAAGTTCACAggtgtttattctgttttgttgggtttttttttagacCGGGGATGTGATTACAGCGCTGGAGTTAGTAGACGCTGAATGGTTCTGTGGAGAGCTGCACGGTAAATGTGGCCTGTTCCCCAAAAACTATGTCCAGGTGCTGGAAGAACCATGAAAGTGCACTCAAACATTTGCTTTAAGGAGTCTGgaactttttttaatatttgaagaGTTTGGTTTCAGTTGACCTGCCCTTATACATGGCTCTCtgaaacactatgtaacacaatttttgttcctgggtagtaagtgttatttcctaattgcttatgcctcaaaagtatagaaaatggctattactgtaaatacagtataatcataaatctcaaaaaactactcacttctaaatcttttgtagtcatttttgtattactttagtataaatacatgttaatttggattcatgtttttttctgactatgtgaacgaaaaaacacacatttgcccgttttcccattggaaatagtgatattttgaaatatcactgtcctagtcacaaaagcaaagtttgtggggaatagtagccatttcctatacttttgaggcataagcaattaggaaataacacttactacccaggaacaaaaaaaaaaaaaaaaaaaaaatggttacagtGTTAAAGCTGATTGGCATAGCTTAATACACAAACTATTTCTTTGCACTGAGCTATGGATGGCGCAAGTTGCTTTACAACTGTTTGCTTTACAGGATAAGTCAGCCTTTCTTTTACAATTAGTGTGCCTTTTTTTCAATTGACTAAACAGAACAAATTGTAAAGTAAGTTTAATTAATACAGATATTCTGCAGTATTTGTCATAAAAaattttctggggggggggggggtctgtaacTGACGTAAAAAGGTGACTGATTGCAATATCCATCTGAAGGTGCTATTTTGTGCaatgggtttaaaaataaaatgctaatattTGCTTACTCTTCTGAATGCAAGGCTCTCAGGTGGCAAACTATTGTGTAATGGAAAATGccataaaatcaaaataaaacaggtaaccAAGAGCAAAAGGCAAGCTTGTATTGGAAATCCTACCACTTTTTTTTGTGCGGACTTTAAAAGGGTTTATTTGTGCCAgagtgttaattaaaataaacaaattcaattaGCATGCTCAATCCAGATACAGACAGTAATTTGTTATATTAACTGAAGTTGTCTTGGCAAGACCCAACAATAAACTGTGCAATAtgttacacaaaataaatcccaaatgttatttattactgTGTCCACTCATACTTAATTCTTAGAAAAATGTGTAGACTAAAGTCTtgcaaaacatttattaaagGTTTTACTAAATTCTTCATGAGAGGGTTAAAATGCTAGTGCCTACTTTTCTGAGAGATGTTGCACATCCTTCTTTGTTGGATAAaaccaatgtatttttttgtatatttttcattgcatttgtCAATCTAATGGATATGAACCATCAATGCACTATGCAGTGTGGACCATCTTAATACTTAAAGTATGTGTATAAATGAAAGTGTGATGCTTCCTTGTAACATTTGTAGACTTATCGGCTAAAATGTTACTTACTTGAATTtgggtattttgtatttaataatccAATCAACAAGTTCTTATTCATGCATCTTTTTTCAGTAGTCTAATGGCAAAACATATATACATCTCCCACAACAGGtacaaaaacatacacacattacTGGGAATTTAAAAGTCCCTTCAAGTCAATATGAACACAAACCAAGTGTCTCAATGACAATGTGACATGTCTGCAGCTTTTACAACACTAATCACATCCACAGGTTGAACAGAGCAGTGAAAAGAGATTACTACAGTCCATGTTCTCTCATTATCCCAATCTATCAATTCCTAAGAGTGGATGTTTTAGTATTGGTGTAGTACCACAACAGTACCATTGCCTCAAAATAAATGGAATATTCCAATATTAGGTAGGTACTAGTGTGGGAAGAATTGATGCTTACTGGTAATGCAATACTTCATACTGTACAGCCACACCACCTCCTTTGATGCATAAGAAATGTTTATATTACACAATTATACAACAGTCAAGACAGCACTCAAATATTGTATCAAACATTACGATTATACACTTCCAAACAGTATcgctgttttgtttaacaaatacACCAAGACAAGTAACATTCaggattttactttttttattgaatgcggATCTGTAATATTTAGACTGCTTCCTGGACTGGGGGCTCATATCCATCAGCCCTTTCAACTTTAGCACCAGTCTCATCGCCACTGGGCTTGGCACTGGTGCTGCTGGCACCACCTTCTCCGTGAAGCTCCATCAGTTTGCCCACTGGAAtagaagagaaaaacaaacacacatacatgttACTTAACAGTAATGCACTGCAGTCTTTTCAGTCAGGAACAAAAACTTCCACAGATGCCTATGGGTTTCATCTGTACATATGTTACAGTAGAAGTCTGAACCTGGTCAAACAGTTTTACTACAGTTACTAAATAAGGTGGTAAATGCCTGACGTTAAGAAATTGCTTTTCGGACATTTACTgattaatcttatgatttaccgaAGCTTACTGGTAAATGCAGGTACATCAGAATATATGTATTCCTGCACAGAATAATGGTCAAAATAATgtcaaataatttatttctgcatacacatttttcagtaacaaaataatcatgaatGTGCTTACAGAAATACACAATTGAGcaattcaacatggtactgaTAAATACTGTGACCCACTTATACAACCAACATTCTGGTCAATGTGTATAAAAccattcacaatggtgttgaaagATATTGCACTCCAAATACATAGAAAAcagttaaatgcaaaacaaaataaaaataaaaatccacactGGTTATGACTTAGATATTCCTGAGATTTACAGGTAAATGTCCGAAGTAAATCACTGTTTATTTCAGACACCGTTTTGCTTGGTAAATACTGACTTGTCAATATTCTGACACTTAGCAGAACACACATATTCAATTACACTAATAGTATTGTTGATctaatggagaaaagcagaataaaaagaaCAACTGACCTAGCAATATGGAAGTCCCAGTCCAAGAGACACCACACTTAGTGAGCCAAATACTTTATACACAATCAAAGACTTACATTCAAACTTTGGTTTCTTCAGCATCTTAACTTTCCTTACAAAAACATCATGCAGGGGGTAGATGGACTGGCAAGCCTTCTCAATGTCCTTGCCAACACTGTCTGGGATCCTGCAAGccaacaaaacaagagctttaaTATGAAGGTGTACCAAATGGCAGTCTATAATGCAGGACCATTTACCTCCAAACATACATAACAGGATTTGGAAAATATTCTGCTACATGTTTACCACCTCCCCCACACCATATATGTTTGTCCTTTTGTTTTCTCTACTAAATATTGTCATGAAGTTAACCTGAAGACTAAAAGTTCATGAATACCATTTCAAGAGTAGATGCAGGTACACACATACCTGTTCATATTCTCTAACAACCTTGTATAGTAcccatttgttattttaaatcataTGTAACAGAGCAAGTTAGCTGCTATCACCTTCAACTGCTTAACAACTTGCTcagacactaaagtgatactaaaataGTAATTTAATGTCTGTACTCGCTTGTTTGTGTccacattctgctgaatggttaatctatgcagcaaATGACTGATGTGAACTCggcatgtttacattttaaatattttgcaagtgtccCATGGAATTAGAGACTGCACCTTTAATTGTTTAAAGTTGTAATTTGGGAAGTGCATTCTTCAGCTCCCACGTTCAGTGTTAGTGAATATCTAACAGCATGCAACACACAGCTCttacaattacatattaatttatttctgtagaaacaggtttaaaaatcaCTGTTCTGCTAGTTATGATATAAAAtgcaccacagcaagcacattcaTATTTTAGATAGTTTCATTAGCACAATCCAAGAGTCAAATTTAGtgaattgcagttttttttaatgcaacaaattaagctgcagtacatttaattcCCTAAAACTATTTATACACTTACTAATTGCAGTCCTAAGTATTTTTATGCTTTCAGCTTTCAACTTTCTTAAAATGGTCCGTTTGAGAAATAAGCTTAATTtaccctgcaacagctgaccctgctttagtacaaaacacACTACATTACTATTTCATTACTTTAACATCTTTATTACCACACCTGCTTCCTTAGCTGAAGAAATCAAGGGAAAACTAGGGAATCTGCTGTACAGTTAAATAAGTCCTTAAATTAATACTTAAACAATTcttattaattggtcatttagcagacgcttttatccaaagtgactaaAGCCCCTTTGACACTGGCATGGTCTACTTGGGtgaggacccagtgtcatgcaggTTGGCTACGCAATTTCACAATGCTTTTGATAAAgtagggttgacctgggtgacagatgcaagtaaacaatatgCTTATCAAtcccccagaagcagcttgttaccaacgcttccatccaagcttctctggattgaaatTGAACCGTTGGCCCTAATGTTGATCAGACCAAATGTTTCTtcctccctgctgcaatctggctcatgctgtgtgtcaagcaacaaaaatatgtctaaaacagaataaacaaaaacgttcccTGCAAGAGTGAAACCGTCACACAAgggtggctgtttgttattttgtccgTCATGCATTGGCCTCACTCAAGCCATGTCAAaacgtgtcaacccacatcctgaagtGGGTTGCTGGGACCTGGGTACAACCCAaatatgtggtttcacactacatgggATTGTGGTCCTGACAGCCAGAACctgggtagaagtgccagtgcGAGGGGTCATTTCAATGAATATAAAGGGTCTTAAATACTCTGAAACAGAGCACATATCAAACCTGCCATAAACAACTTAATACAAACTGGACAAcagtttttttcacattgcaaGTGAACACTGTTCAAAAAGGAGCAAGACCCACCTACACAAAAACTTGTAGGGAATGGTATTACAGTTTTTACCAAAAGTAATGGCTACAGTGCTGTACAGCAAGTGGGAGAGCATCAGATGCAGAACTAGCTTTGGATTTCTGAACTGCAGTATTTCACCAAGGTGGCACACACAACTGGGGGCTAGTTAACCTTTAAGGCATTAGGGCTGCAGTACAAAAGAGTAGAAAGTAAGGCGTGTCAATCTGAccaaagaaaacagacaaatgGTATACAGACTTACAGTTTGTTGACGACTTCCTTGAGGTCATTGGTCTGCACCTCTCTGGTCATGATCTCCATCATCTTCTTGCGGATCTGGCGGACCTGTTGTTGCTGGGCATAAGAGGTTTTACGGATTTGGTTGGCGCGCTTCTTGGTGAACCCCACACAGAACAGGCGGAGCAGATATCCATCAGTTGTCTTGACATCAACATGAGCTTCGATCATGGTCTGCAGGCAGAGATAAAACAGTTAACAGTCCATTAAAAGTATTCAGGTGATTATATGAATAATCCCCCTCCCAACTATACACATTCCATGTCCAGGAAACAGAACTCTGAGTAACTATTTTAACACCTTAGCAGCAATATAAAATTACCAAGAAGAATCTTTCTAATCACACACTTTGAGGATCTGCTAAATTGACAGATTTCCTTTACCTGCCATTTCTTGACCATTGAGCACATCTTGTCACGAGTAAGGTCCATTCCATGGAAGTTGGTTAGACAGTTCTTGCCCT
The sequence above is a segment of the Polyodon spathula isolate WHYD16114869_AA chromosome 2, ASM1765450v1, whole genome shotgun sequence genome. Coding sequences within it:
- the LOC121296774 gene encoding 40S ribosomal protein S3a, coding for MAVGKNKRLTKGGKKGAKKKIVDPFSKKDWYDVKAPAMFNIRNLGKTLVTRTQGTKIASDGLKGRVFEVSLADLQNDEVAFRKFKLMTEDVQGKNCLTNFHGMDLTRDKMCSMVKKWQTMIEAHVDVKTTDGYLLRLFCVGFTKKRANQIRKTSYAQQQQVRQIRKKMMEIMTREVQTNDLKEVVNKLIPDSVGKDIEKACQSIYPLHDVFVRKVKMLKKPKFELGKLMELHGEGGASSTSAKPSGDETGAKVERADGYEPPVQEAV